In Clostridium butyricum, the genomic stretch GAAATTCTTCCAGGTGGAAGTGACATTATTCCAGAGCAAAATGTTTATAATGGTGTAGCAGATGTAGGTGTTACATGGGTATCAAGTTTAATGACTTACCAAGCTCAGGGGTATGAGCTTCAAGAAGTTGCACAAATGTTTCAAAAATCAGGCTTGCTGTTAGTTTCTAAAAAGGATACAGGAATTAATTCACCATCAGATTTGAAAGGAAAGAAAGTTGGTAACTGGTTTGGTGGGAATGAATATGAAGTACTAGCATTATTAGAGAAATATAAACTTAACAAGGATTCAGATCTTAAGTTGGTTCAGCAGGATTATACAATGGATCAAATACAAGAAGGTTCAATAGATGCAGCATCAGCTATGACATACAATGAATTTGGTCTATTACTTGAAAATGGTGTTAATAAAGATGATCTAAATATAATTGACATGAATGATGAAAATGTTGCAATGATGGAAGATTGTTTATTTGTTAATTCTGAATGGGCTTCTAAGAATAAGGATGCATTGGTACGTTTTATAAGAGCATCTATTAAAGGATGGCAGGATGCATGTAAAGATCCAGAAGCAGCTGGAAAGACTGTTTACAATGTAGACAAGTCTGTATCTTTAGAACATCAAATTTATATGGCTAAGGAAGTTGCAAAACTTGTAACACCAGAAGGCTTTGATTCTTCAAAAGTTGGAGAAATAAATATGGATGCAATTAAGCAGACTGGACAATTTTTGAAATTATATAATAAGGATTTAGCAGCGGATCCAGTTGTTAATGATAAAACATTTAATTCATCATATTGGCAAGAAGCAACAAAGTAAATTAGGAAGCATTAAGTATTATAAGAAATTAAATATATTTTCAGTGGATAGTATATGATGTTTAAGCTATTCACTGAAAAAATTAAGAATATTATAGGAGGAATTAAAATGAATTTAATTATAAAAAATGGAACAATTATAACACCTTCTGAAAGTTATAAAGCTGATATTCTTGTAAAAGCAGGAAAAATATCAGCTATAGGTACAGATTTCTCCGAAGAATGTGCAGAGATTGTTGATGCATCGGGAAAATTAGTTTTACCAGGGGCAATAGATGTGCATACTCATTTGGCTATGCCTTTTGGAGGAACAATTTCATCTGATGGTTATTTAGCTGGAACAAGAGCTGCTGCATGTGGAGGAGTTACAACAGTATTTGATTATCCAATGCAAAGAAAGGGACAAGGAATAATTGAAACTGTTGAAGCTAGAAAGGAAATGTGTGATCCAGAGGCATGTGTAGATTATGCATTTCATTGCTGTATTACAGATTTAAACAATGGAAATGTTTTAGACGAATTTCAAGCAGCAGTTGATTATGGTATAACAAGTTTTAAATGCTTTCTTGTTTATAAAAAAGAAGGAATGATGGTTGATGATGCTACTTTAGTAAGAGTGCTTTTAAAGGCAAAAGAAATTGGTGCAATTACTAATATTCATGCTGAAAATCCCGATTTAATTGATTTAAATATTGAAAGATTTTTGAGTGAAGGAAAAACATCTCCGTGGTACCATTATTTGAGCAGACCAGAATTTGTGGAAGCTGAAGCAGATAAAAGAGCTGTACATTGGGCAAAATCAGTAGAAGCGCCACTTTATTTAGTTCATATGGCAGATAAGGAAGGTTTAGAAGCAGCAATTGCAGCAAAGAGAGATGGACATGAAATTTATATAGAAACATGTCCACAATATTTGGAATTCACATGTGATGTATATAAAAGGGATGATGGAAGAAATTTTGTATGTTCTCCTCCAATGAAAGGAAAAGACAGTCAGAATGCATTATGGAAGGCTATCGAAGTTGGTGCAATTGATACGATTGCAACAGATCACTGTCCATTCCAAAGTTATGAAAAAGATTGGGGAAAGGATGATTTTACAAAGATTCCAAATGGATGTGCAGGTGTTGAAAATTTATATCCTTATATGTTATCAGCAGCAAATAATGGAAAGTTGACTTTTAACAGAGTGGTTGAATTATGTTCATACAATCCAGCAAAAATATTCG encodes the following:
- a CDS encoding ABC transporter substrate-binding protein, translating into MKKKLLSIVLAAGMMVMMFAGCGGNSNSVKSDSQESSTSATDEKKDGDIKKIKLQLKWLPQSQFMGYYVAADKGYYKDEGLEVEILPGGSDIIPEQNVYNGVADVGVTWVSSLMTYQAQGYELQEVAQMFQKSGLLLVSKKDTGINSPSDLKGKKVGNWFGGNEYEVLALLEKYKLNKDSDLKLVQQDYTMDQIQEGSIDAASAMTYNEFGLLLENGVNKDDLNIIDMNDENVAMMEDCLFVNSEWASKNKDALVRFIRASIKGWQDACKDPEAAGKTVYNVDKSVSLEHQIYMAKEVAKLVTPEGFDSSKVGEINMDAIKQTGQFLKLYNKDLAADPVVNDKTFNSSYWQEATK
- the hydA gene encoding dihydropyrimidinase, with amino-acid sequence MNLIIKNGTIITPSESYKADILVKAGKISAIGTDFSEECAEIVDASGKLVLPGAIDVHTHLAMPFGGTISSDGYLAGTRAAACGGVTTVFDYPMQRKGQGIIETVEARKEMCDPEACVDYAFHCCITDLNNGNVLDEFQAAVDYGITSFKCFLVYKKEGMMVDDATLVRVLLKAKEIGAITNIHAENPDLIDLNIERFLSEGKTSPWYHYLSRPEFVEAEADKRAVHWAKSVEAPLYLVHMADKEGLEAAIAAKRDGHEIYIETCPQYLEFTCDVYKRDDGRNFVCSPPMKGKDSQNALWKAIEVGAIDTIATDHCPFQSYEKDWGKDDFTKIPNGCAGVENLYPYMLSAANNGKLTFNRVVELCSYNPAKIFGCTDKGMLSVGKDADIVIYDPNKEFTISVENMHSDYDHTIWEGKKLNGYPVKTFVRGTLVYDNGEFVGKPGFGQFVKRKAHK